Part of the Mycobacteriales bacterium genome, CGGGGCGTTTCCCTCGAATTCCGGCCGGGTGAGGTGCACACCATTCTCGGTGAGAACGGGTCGGGCAAAAGCACGCTCGTGAAGATCCTCTCGGGGACGGTCGTGAACAACTCCGGCACGATCACCCGCGGCGAGCGGCCGGTCGACTGCTCCTCCCCGGCCAGCAGCCTGCGGAGTGGGATCGCGACTGCCTTCCAGGAGCTGACGGTGCTGCCGTCTCTCACAGTCGCCGAGAACATCTTTCTCGACCGCTACCCGCACAACCGGATCGGCACGATCAACAGGCGTGCGCTGGAATCTCGCACGGCGCAGTTCCTGGAAGCGCACGGCTTCGAGCTTCCCCCGAAAGCTTCTTGTCGCGACCTGACCCTGGCCCAGCTGCAACTCGTCGAGGTGGCGCGGGCCATCGCTCGGCAGCCCTCGACACTGATCTTGGACGAGGCGACGTCGGCGCTCGACTCGCCCGAGGCGCGCCAGGTGATGAAGGTCTGCCGTGGGTTGGCGGCCGCGGGCACCGCGGTGCTGTTCGTCTCCCACCGGCTCGACGAGGTGCTCGAGATATCCGACCGTGTGTCGACACTGATCGACGGCCGGATCGGTTCGACGCGCGATGCCAAGGGCATCACCCATGACATCCTGCTCGACGAGCTGTTGGGCGAGCGAAAGATCATCGACCTGGTGCCCGACACCGGCGACGCGGTGTCGGCGCGGCCGCGGCGAACGGTGTCCTCGACCGTGCGCGCGCGCTTCTCGATTCCCGCATCGGCAGGGTTCCGCGAGGACATCGCGTTCGACTTGCACGAAGGGGAGATCCTCGGCCTGGCCGGCCTGCAGGGCCACGGCCAGAAGCAGGTCCTGCGCGTCATTGGCGGCGATCTTCCCGCCCGAGGAGCCTCCCGTGAGATCGACGGCGAGGCCGTCCACGCACGCTCCCCACGGGACACGATCTCCAACGGAATCTACTACATCCCCGAAGAGCGCAAGGTCGAGGGAATCGTGTCCGGGCACGCGATCGCCGCCAACATGGTGTTGAGCTGCCTGCCTCGACTGAGCCGCTACGGATGGTTGATGCGCTCGGTCGAGCGCAGGTTCAGCAATGACATGGCGATCCGGCTGGGCGTGCGACTGCACTCGTTGCGCGACAGCATCGACTCGCTCAGTGGTGGCAACCAGCAGAAGGTGATTCTCGGCCGCGGCCTGCTCAGCCGACCGAAAGTGCTGCTGCTGGACGACTCGATGCGCGGCATCGACGTGCGGTCGAAGGACGAGATCTACCGGCTGCTCGAGGAGCTGACCGACAGCGGACTGTCGGTGATCGTCAACTCGACGGAGATCCCGGAACTGATCGCGCTGTGCCCGCGTGTGCTTGTCTTTCACGACCACGCGGTGTCAGCCGAGCTCGTCGGCTCGGACGTAAGCGAGGCGAACATCTTGCGGGGCATTTTCGGTCGATCAGCAGAGAAGGCCGCATGACTGCTCCGACCAAGAACGGGGTGTCGATCAACCTGGGCGACGCGACGATCTACCTTACGGTGCTCGTTCTGCTCGTCCTCAACACGATCCTGCAGCCGAGCTTTATCCAGGCCTCGAACCTGCTGTACCTGCTCGGCACGAGCCTGCCATTGGTCTTTGCGGCGGCGGCGCAGGGCATTGTCATGTTGACGAGTTCGATCGACCTCGCCTCGGGCAGCGTCATCAGCCTCACCAACGTGATCATCGTTGTGCTGATCGGGCACGGTTCGGCCGCATCGGTTCTGCTCGCAACCCTCGCCGGCATCGCACTCGGCGTGGTGGCCGGCCTGTTTACGGCGCTCGTCCGGCTGCCGTCGATCATCGTCACGCTCGCGCTGTCGGCGGTCTGGGCAGGCGTGGCGCTCTACGTGTTGCCGACTCCGAAGGGCGGCATCCCCGACTCGTTCGGCAACCTCACTTCCGGTTACGCGCCGCTGTGGTGGAGCCTGGCGCTGATCGCACTGTGGCTGTGGCTGGCGCGCACTCGATTTGGCAAACGGATCTACGCGGTGGGGTCCAGTGAGAACGCCGCGTACACGGCGGGCATCCCCGTGGTCGGCACCAAGATCGCCGTGTTCGCCATCGCGGGGTTGCTGCTGGCGCTGGGTGGCCTGATGCTGTCGGCGACCACCAGCGGTGGCGACCCTCTCAGCGGGGCGTCGATCACATTGGAGGCCATCGCGGCGGCGGTGCTGGGCGGAGTCAGCTTTCAGGGCGGGAAGGGGTCGCTCATCGGAGCGGTCTTCGGCGCCCTGGCGCTGACACTGATCAACAGCCTGGTGTTCTACACGGGCGCGTCGGCCTTCTACCAGCGCGTGGTGTACGGCGTCTTGCTCGTGGTGGCGTTGGCGCTGTCGCGCTTCACCGCGCGCCGATGGATCCGGATCCCGCTTCCGTCGGTCGGGAGCGGCGTGTGATGACGAGCACGGCAGACAGCAAGAGCGTAAGCACGCAGGACGAGTCCGGCGGCTCGCGGGGCGGATCGGGCAGCTCCGCCAGGACACCCCTGCACCGACGCGTGACGCCGGTCGCCGCCGCGTACATCGCGGTGGTGTTGGTGGGCGTGGTAGGCCAGATCCTGCACCCCGGTTTTCTCGGCTCGGCGCACCTAAGCACGATGATCGCGCTCGCGTCGGTGCTCGGCATTGTGGCGGCGGGTCAGACCGTGGTCATCATCACCGGCGGCATCGACCTTTCGGTCGCCTCGATCCTGGCCTTCGCCGAGGTGATGACCCCGTACTGGGTCCAGGGCGACTCCTCCCGGTGGCCGGTCCTGCTCCTGATCATCATCGTGGCGGCCGTGCTAGGCATGATCAACACGATCGGCATCACGGTGTTCGGCATCCAGCCGATGATCATGACACTCGGCGTGGGTGCAGCGGTCGACGGCGCGGTGCTAGTGCTCACCGCAGGGAGCTCCACCGGCCTGCCACCGGAGCTGCTGACACGGACCATGGGGCATAACGGCTGGTTCTCCGGCCTGCTCGTTGGGTGGATTGTCGTCAGCATCGTCACGTACCTGGTCCTCCACCGCTCGACGTTCGGCCGCCGCGTCTTTGCGATCGGTACCAGCGCCCGCGCGGCTCGGCTGGCCGGCATCCGAGCCTGGTCGACGTTGCTGGGCGTGTACATCTTCGCGGCGGTGATGGCCGCCGTCGCGGGCATCGCCCTCGCCGGGTACACCGGCAGCGGTGACTTCGGCATCGGCTCGACCTACCTGTTCCCGTCCGTCGGCGCGGTGGTGATCGGCGGCACCTCTATCCTCGGCGGCCGCGGCGGCTACGTGGGAACGATCGCCGGCGTGCTGATCCTCAGCACCATCGACTCGATCCTGACGCTCTCGGACATCGCCGCTGCCGGCCGGCAGATCGCCCAAGGCCTCGCCATCCTCGTGATCCTCGTGCTCTACGCCCGCGAGCGCCGGCTGCGGCAGTGAGCCGCGCGCCCGACATGCCCTCAGTCCGTCCATCACCACGACCGAAAGAGCGCAATGACGATCACGCGTATCGAAACGCGAGCAGTACGCATGCCGTTGAGCCGCAACACGAGCATGTCCACCCGCCGCCTCGACAAGCGAGACTTCGTTCTCGTCACCATCGAGGCTGACGACACCGACCATGTCGGCCTCGGGTACGCCTACGCGGGGACGACGGGCGGACGGTTGCTGGCCCAGGCTGTGCACGAACTGCTCGAACCGGTGGCCATGGGCGCCGATGCACGCGACATCACCGGCCTCTGGGAGCGGATGTACCAAGAGACGCTGCTGGCCGGCCGGCGCGGCGTGGTGCTGCGCGCCATGTCGGCGGTCGACATCGCGCTGTGGGATCTGTCCGCCAAGCGCCACGGCATCGCACTTTCGACCCTGCTCGGCGGCTCCGTCAGCCCGATTCCGGCCTACGCATCGGGTGGCTACTACCAGCCGGACGAAGGCAAGTGGACAGACGCGGTTGCCCGGGAGATCAACTTCAACCAGGGCCTCGGGTTCCGCGACCATAAGATCAAGGTCGGTGGCCTGAGCCCTGAGGAGGACGCGGATCGGGTGCGTGCCGCGATCGATGTGATCGACGGCCGAGGCCGGCTTGCCCTTGACGCCAACAACGC contains:
- a CDS encoding sugar ABC transporter ATP-binding protein, translating into MLSQARPDPFVGLTLTEIVKSYGNTRALRGVSLEFRPGEVHTILGENGSGKSTLVKILSGTVVNNSGTITRGERPVDCSSPASSLRSGIATAFQELTVLPSLTVAENIFLDRYPHNRIGTINRRALESRTAQFLEAHGFELPPKASCRDLTLAQLQLVEVARAIARQPSTLILDEATSALDSPEARQVMKVCRGLAAAGTAVLFVSHRLDEVLEISDRVSTLIDGRIGSTRDAKGITHDILLDELLGERKIIDLVPDTGDAVSARPRRTVSSTVRARFSIPASAGFREDIAFDLHEGEILGLAGLQGHGQKQVLRVIGGDLPARGASREIDGEAVHARSPRDTISNGIYYIPEERKVEGIVSGHAIAANMVLSCLPRLSRYGWLMRSVERRFSNDMAIRLGVRLHSLRDSIDSLSGGNQQKVILGRGLLSRPKVLLLDDSMRGIDVRSKDEIYRLLEELTDSGLSVIVNSTEIPELIALCPRVLVFHDHAVSAELVGSDVSEANILRGIFGRSAEKAA
- a CDS encoding ABC transporter permease, whose translation is MTAPTKNGVSINLGDATIYLTVLVLLVLNTILQPSFIQASNLLYLLGTSLPLVFAAAAQGIVMLTSSIDLASGSVISLTNVIIVVLIGHGSAASVLLATLAGIALGVVAGLFTALVRLPSIIVTLALSAVWAGVALYVLPTPKGGIPDSFGNLTSGYAPLWWSLALIALWLWLARTRFGKRIYAVGSSENAAYTAGIPVVGTKIAVFAIAGLLLALGGLMLSATTSGGDPLSGASITLEAIAAAVLGGVSFQGGKGSLIGAVFGALALTLINSLVFYTGASAFYQRVVYGVLLVVALALSRFTARRWIRIPLPSVGSGV
- a CDS encoding ABC transporter permease: MTSTADSKSVSTQDESGGSRGGSGSSARTPLHRRVTPVAAAYIAVVLVGVVGQILHPGFLGSAHLSTMIALASVLGIVAAGQTVVIITGGIDLSVASILAFAEVMTPYWVQGDSSRWPVLLLIIIVAAVLGMINTIGITVFGIQPMIMTLGVGAAVDGAVLVLTAGSSTGLPPELLTRTMGHNGWFSGLLVGWIVVSIVTYLVLHRSTFGRRVFAIGTSARAARLAGIRAWSTLLGVYIFAAVMAAVAGIALAGYTGSGDFGIGSTYLFPSVGAVVIGGTSILGGRGGYVGTIAGVLILSTIDSILTLSDIAAAGRQIAQGLAILVILVLYARERRLRQ
- a CDS encoding mandelate racemase/muconate lactonizing enzyme family protein, which translates into the protein MPLSRNTSMSTRRLDKRDFVLVTIEADDTDHVGLGYAYAGTTGGRLLAQAVHELLEPVAMGADARDITGLWERMYQETLLAGRRGVVLRAMSAVDIALWDLSAKRHGIALSTLLGGSVSPIPAYASGGYYQPDEGKWTDAVAREINFNQGLGFRDHKIKVGGLSPEEDADRVRAAIDVIDGRGRLALDANNAYHSLAEATRAIRILERGAGDAGLWWVEEPLSPDDIRGHATLAGRVETAIATGEIAQTRWEFRELLERCAAAILQPDAGVIGGITEWMRVAHAAETAGVPVAPHWHANLHVHLAASVTNCVAVEHFALDKDIYNFEALLTPETRLRFADGAVLVPDRPGLGIVLDPDAVSRYELPD